A stretch of Thermococcus sp. DNA encodes these proteins:
- a CDS encoding DUF3368 domain-containing protein, which translates to MRAVFNSSPIIILGKLGYLANSIALFGEVYVPEGVLLEVTAKEDEVSVLLRELTERNLISVMEIEKIAELEYPGLHRGELEAIALAKRLDAMVVLDDLKARKAARLEGLRVIGTLGILRILNEAGMLKESPQELLEILTRVGFRIRPELFYKVMGEEE; encoded by the coding sequence GTGAGGGCCGTCTTTAATTCGTCCCCAATTATAATCCTCGGAAAGCTTGGATACTTAGCCAACTCAATAGCGCTTTTTGGTGAGGTTTACGTTCCTGAGGGAGTCCTGCTGGAGGTCACCGCGAAGGAGGACGAGGTAAGCGTCCTTCTGCGAGAACTTACGGAGAGGAACCTTATCTCAGTCATGGAAATTGAGAAAATCGCCGAGTTGGAATATCCGGGACTTCACAGGGGGGAACTGGAGGCAATAGCCCTTGCAAAGCGCCTCGATGCTATGGTCGTTCTCGATGACCTGAAAGCCAGGAAAGCCGCGAGACTCGAGGGCTTGAGGGTTATAGGGACGCTGGGCATACTGAGGATTTTAAACGAAGCAGGTATGCTCAAAGAATCCCCCCAAGAGCTTTTGGAAATTTTAACCCGCGTTGGTTTCAGGATTCGCCCCGAGCTGTTTTACAAGGTTATGGGTGAGGAAGAATGA